Proteins from a genomic interval of Quercus lobata isolate SW786 chromosome 11, ValleyOak3.0 Primary Assembly, whole genome shotgun sequence:
- the LOC115966618 gene encoding putative receptor like protein 25 — MESFGVDRATHMQGQIYIRNNGWAWAFSYTYSMELTNKGIKRECWRILDSFVAMDLSGNKFDGEIPNIMGNLKALNMLNLSNNVLSGSIPSSLANLSNLESLDLSQNMLSGEIPPQLVDLTFLSFLSVSQSSCGTYTTRETIFYIWNQFIRWKCRIVRKPIVQKMC, encoded by the coding sequence ATGGAGAGCTTTGGTGTAGATCGTGCAACGCATATGCAGGGTCAGATTTATATACGAAACAATGGCTGGGCCTGGGCATTCTCGTACACGTATTCAATGGAATTGACAAACAAAGGCATAAAGAGGGAATGTTGGAGAATCCTAGATTCCTTTGTGGCCATGGATCTTTCAGGCAACAAGTTTGATGGAGAAATTCCTAATATTATGGGGAATTTAAAAGCACTTAATATGCTCAACCTTTCCAACAATGTTCTTAGTGGTTCTATCCCATCATCTTTGGCAAACCTCTCAAATCTTGAATCCCTGGATCTTTCTCAAAACATGCTATCTGGAGAAATTCCTCCGCAATTGGTAGACCTCACCTTCCTTTCATTCTTGAGTGTCTCACAATCATCTTGTGGGACCTATACCACAAGGGAAACAATTTTCTACATTTGGAATCAATTCATTCGATGGAAATGTAGGATTGTGCGGAAGCCCATTGTCCAAAAAATGTGCTGA
- the LOC115968281 gene encoding GATA transcription factor 19-like isoform X2: MEMVNPQPLQVRPLEEEERENHLVQVPIEMDGDEGGSEYEYMNGRSAQHEAMNGGGVGVGVGGGGGVEVEARASGSASASASASRTSELTIAFEGEVYVFPAVTPDKVQAVLLLLGGCDIPNSVPSSQFLLQQNSKGIGETSRGSKLSRRIASLVRFREKRKERCFEKKIRYTCRKEVAQRMHRKNGQFASLKNSFKVAGENWDSSDGTPCPAPILRRCQHCGISEKSTPAMRRGPAGPRSLCNACGLMWANKGTLRDLTKAGRTISFDQNEPETPADIKPSTMEPENSYANQDDQDFLDVAEAVTEHLSIQLDNPSIGLDEQETLDELANASGTEFEIPENFDDQVDIDDSSMVTDWPRS; the protein is encoded by the exons ATGGAGATGGTGAATCCGCAGCCACTGCAAGTGAGGCcattggaggaggaggagagagagaaccaTCTTGTTCAGGTGCCGATAGAGATGGACGGAGACGAAGGTGGATCCGAATACGAGTACATGAATGGAAGAAGTGCTCAGCACGAGGCTATGAATGGTGGAGGAGTAGGAGTTGGAgttggaggaggaggaggagtagAAGTGGAGGCTCGTGCCAGTGGTTCTGCTTCTGCTTCGGCTTCGGCTTCTCGCACGAGCGAGCTCACCATCGCCTTCGAAGGCGAGGTCTACGTTTTCCCAGCGGTTACGCCTGATAAG GTGCAGGCAGTGCTACTACTACTGGGGGGTTGTGACATACCCAATAGTGTCCCTAGCTCTCAGTTTCTGCTACAACAAAATAGCAAG GGTATAGGTGAGACCTCACGAGGTTCGAAACTTTCACGAAGGATTGCATCTCTTGTTAGGTTCCGTGAAAAGCGGAAAGAGAGatgttttgaaaagaaaatccGGTACACGTGTCGAAAAGAGGTTGCTCAAAG GATGCATCGTAAGAATGGGCAGTTTGCATCATTGAAGAATTCATTTAAAGTAGCTGGTGAAAACTGGGATTCAAGTGATGGCACACCTTGTCCTGCACCTAT TTTACGTAGATGCCAACATTGTGGGATTAGTGAAAAGTCTACTCCAGCGATGCGTCGGGGGCCAGCTGGTCCAAGATCCCTTTGCAATGCTTGTGGGCTGATGTGGGCAAACAAG GGAACCTTGAGAGATCTTACAAAAGCTGGAAGGACTATTTCTTTTGACCAAAATGAACCT GAAACTCCAGCTGATATTAAGCCTTCAACCATGGAACCTGAGAATTCCTATGCCAATCAGGATGACCAG GATTTCCTGGACGTTGCTGAAGCTGTTACCGAACATCTGTCCATCCAATTGGATAATCCATCCATTGGCCTTGATGAGCAG GAAACTCTTGATGAACTTGCAAATGCTTCTGGGACGGAATTTGAGATTCCTGAGAATTTTGATGATCAG GTTGACATCGATGATTCCAGCATGGTGACTGACTGGCCAAGGAGTTGA
- the LOC115968281 gene encoding GATA transcription factor 19-like isoform X1, with translation MEMVNPQPLQVRPLEEEERENHLVQVPIEMDGDEGGSEYEYMNGRSAQHEAMNGGGVGVGVGGGGGVEVEARASGSASASASASRTSELTIAFEGEVYVFPAVTPDKVQAVLLLLGGCDIPNSVPSSQFLLQQNSKGIGETSRGSKLSRRIASLVRFREKRKERCFEKKIRYTCRKEVAQRMHRKNGQFASLKNSFKVAGENWDSSDGTPCPAPILRRCQHCGISEKSTPAMRRGPAGPRSLCNACGLMWANKGTLRDLTKAGRTISFDQNEPETPADIKPSTMEPENSYANQDDQGSPDDNKPVLLDPENPSMRSGEQDFLDVAEAVTEHLSIQLDNPSIGLDEQETLDELANASGTEFEIPENFDDQVDIDDSSMVTDWPRS, from the exons ATGGAGATGGTGAATCCGCAGCCACTGCAAGTGAGGCcattggaggaggaggagagagagaaccaTCTTGTTCAGGTGCCGATAGAGATGGACGGAGACGAAGGTGGATCCGAATACGAGTACATGAATGGAAGAAGTGCTCAGCACGAGGCTATGAATGGTGGAGGAGTAGGAGTTGGAgttggaggaggaggaggagtagAAGTGGAGGCTCGTGCCAGTGGTTCTGCTTCTGCTTCGGCTTCGGCTTCTCGCACGAGCGAGCTCACCATCGCCTTCGAAGGCGAGGTCTACGTTTTCCCAGCGGTTACGCCTGATAAG GTGCAGGCAGTGCTACTACTACTGGGGGGTTGTGACATACCCAATAGTGTCCCTAGCTCTCAGTTTCTGCTACAACAAAATAGCAAG GGTATAGGTGAGACCTCACGAGGTTCGAAACTTTCACGAAGGATTGCATCTCTTGTTAGGTTCCGTGAAAAGCGGAAAGAGAGatgttttgaaaagaaaatccGGTACACGTGTCGAAAAGAGGTTGCTCAAAG GATGCATCGTAAGAATGGGCAGTTTGCATCATTGAAGAATTCATTTAAAGTAGCTGGTGAAAACTGGGATTCAAGTGATGGCACACCTTGTCCTGCACCTAT TTTACGTAGATGCCAACATTGTGGGATTAGTGAAAAGTCTACTCCAGCGATGCGTCGGGGGCCAGCTGGTCCAAGATCCCTTTGCAATGCTTGTGGGCTGATGTGGGCAAACAAG GGAACCTTGAGAGATCTTACAAAAGCTGGAAGGACTATTTCTTTTGACCAAAATGAACCT GAAACTCCAGCTGATATTAAGCCTTCAACCATGGAACCTGAGAATTCCTATGCCAATCAGGATGACCAG GGAAGCCCGGATGACAATAAGCCTGTACTTTTGGATCCTGAAAATCCTTCTATGAGGTCGGGTGAGCAG GATTTCCTGGACGTTGCTGAAGCTGTTACCGAACATCTGTCCATCCAATTGGATAATCCATCCATTGGCCTTGATGAGCAG GAAACTCTTGATGAACTTGCAAATGCTTCTGGGACGGAATTTGAGATTCCTGAGAATTTTGATGATCAG GTTGACATCGATGATTCCAGCATGGTGACTGACTGGCCAAGGAGTTGA
- the LOC115968282 gene encoding uncharacterized protein LOC115968282: protein MSKIAGLMGFWLSYYVHMKQPNGSTLICSHPLIMKVSTCILPGGSSVISAVCSHPKHMQTQNSIHANTVLLLELVMNLTLTSRCLRWRGDRMRWCLNGDGYIDVHSFYKAIRGWCCLCWCSGETVSHLVMLLMTCSVKFSLCLEFSG from the exons ATGAGTAAAATAGCTGGTCTAATGGGCTTTTGGCTTTCCTACTACGTTCACATGAAGCAGCCGAATGGGTCAACTTTAATTTGTAGTCATCCTTTGATAATGAAAGTTTCAACTTGTATTCTTCCAGGAGGTAGCTCAGTTATCAGTGCTGTTTGTAGTCATCCTAAACACATGCAAACACAAAATAGCATACATGCAAACACTGTCCTATTGCTAGAGTTGGTGATGAATCTCACACTAACTTCAAG GTGCCTAAGGTGGAGGGGGGATAGGATGAGATGGTGTTTAAATGGGGACGGTTACATTGATGTTCACTCTTTCTACAAGGCTATTCGAG GTTGGTGTTGCTTGTGCTGGTGTAGTGGGGAAACTGTGAGTCACCTTGTGATGTTACTTATGACTTGCAGTGTGAAGTTTTCTCTATGTTTGGAGTTTAGTGGGTAA
- the LOC115969578 gene encoding probable glycosyltransferase At5g25310, with translation MVKKIIQGICIWNPRNHLLLTAFLCAAIFFIAVQTVQYYSLNNNPLLSDIHPPFNVSLPKHEDSDFISGPHYPPPTPTGSHNYKKAEWDEDSKHEDSDFIVSPHYPAPTPTGSHNYKKAEWDEDSNYRVDFSSTYKEMESKFKVYVYQDDVLNKYYKFPFPTTDPDRLTWEYRNEGYFFRNINMSTFLTTDPKQAQLFFIPIRTHLMQSTGPYKKMAIVVKNYVQSLINEHPYWNRSQGADHFFVNCHKIGVLATRNFPLLKNAIRVLCATWHAFEFDRSKDMFLPPPGYDFIEYRRRLVKSKISKDLEIDVCSCSMALYYYYAACITEAIVENCIPVVSFRNPDLPFNNTLDWTKFSVIASEKYVPVDDIIQQLQDNVKDIEDETLVKLFSNLHEVQSHFSWCTSPVKFDAFHMFMYELWLRINQ, from the exons ATGGTCAAGAAGATTATCCAAGGCATTTGCATTTGGAATCCACGTAACCATTTACTACTCACAGCTTTTCTATGCGCTGCAATCTTTTTCATCGCAGTGCAAACTGTGCAGTACTACTCCCTCAACAACAACCCTTTGTTGAGCGATATTCATCCACCTTTCAATGTTTCTTTACCGAAGCATGAAGACTCGGACTTCATCTCTGGTCCCCATTACCCTCCACCAACTCCAACTGGCAGCCACAATTACAAGAAAGCTGAATGGGATGAAGATTCGAAGCATGAAGACTCAGACTTCATCGTTAGTCCCCATTACCCTGCACCAACACCAACTGGCAGCCACAATTACAAGAAAGCTGAATGGGATGAGGATTCAAACTACCGGGTTGATTTTTCATCGACTTACAAAGAAATGGAAAGCAAATTCAAGGTGTATGTGTACCAAGATGATGTTCTCAACAAGTACTACAAGTTTCCCTTCCCCACTACTGATCCTGATAGACTCACATGGGAGTATAGAAACGAGGGCTACTTCTTCCGTAATATCAATATGAGCACCTTCCTCACCACCGATCCTAAGCAGGCTCAGCTCTTCTTTATTCCAATTCGCACCCATCTAATGCAATCCACG GGACCCTATAAGAAAATGGCAATTGTAGTCAAGAATTATGTCCAAAGCTTGATCAATGAACACCCTTATTGGAATCGAAGCCAAGGAGCTGATCACTTTTTTGTGAACTGCCACAAAATTGGTGTGTTGGCAACCAGAAATTTTCCATTACTCAAGAATGCAATTCGAGTTCTGTGTGCAACTTGGCATGCTTTCGAATTTGATCGATCCAAGGATATGTTTCTCCCACCTCCTGGATATGATTTTATAGAATATAG GAGAAGATTAGTAAAATCAAAAATTTCGAAGGATCTTGAAATAGACGTCTGCTCATGCTCTATGGCCCTATACTATTATTATGCTGCCTGTATAACAGAAGCGATCGTTGAGAACTGTATTCCTG TTGTCTCGTTCAGAAACCCTGATTTGCCATTCAATAATACTCTTGATTGGACAAAATTTTCTGTAATAGCCTCCGAGAAATATGTTCCTGTGGATGATATAATCCAGCAGCTGCAGGACAATGTTAAAGACATAGAAGATGAAACATTAGTCAAATTGTTTAGCAACTTACACGAG GTCCAATCCCACTTTTCCTGGTGTACTTCTCCAGTCAAATTCGATGCTTTTCATATGTTCATGTACGAACTCTGGCTGCGCATAAACCAGTAA